TTTTGTTTGACTTTGTCGGACAAATAGAGCAGAGTAGGCCGCGTGACTGATTTTCATCTCGGGGAATTCGAACAATTGGTGCTGCTGGCGCTGATGCGTCTGGGGGAGAACGCCTATGGAGTAACGGTGCGCGAAGAGCTGCTCAGCCAGGCTGGGCGCGAGACTTCGTTGGGAACCGTCTACAAGACTCTGGAGCGCTTGCAGGAGAAGGGATGCGTGTCCTGCCGCATCGGCCAGCCCACGGCCGAAAGGGGCGGACGGCGCAAGAAGTTCTATCGCGTCGAGCCTCTGGGCGCCAGGGCGCTGGAGCGTTCCTTGCAGGCCCTGCGCCGCATGGCCGAGGGCTTGGACGAGAAAACGGAGACCCCATGAGCCGCCGCTTCCGTCCGCCCGTTCTGGCCCGCCGCCTTCTGCAATGGGGCATCCCTTCAGCCCAGCAGGAATTCCTGCTGGGAGATCTGGAAGAAGAGGCCTGCCGGCATGAGCGTCGCAGCGGAGGAGCTGCCGCCCGCATCTGGTATTGGAAGCAGACCCTGGCTGCGTTAGCCGCTCTGGCCGGGCCTGGCAAGCGTCCGGGGACGTCCACCTTTCGTCACAGAGGAGAAGTCGTCATGCAAACCCTGCATCAGGACTTGCGCTTCGGATTGCGCCAAGTCGTCAAGAACCCCGTTTTCTCGTTGATTGCCGTGCTCACCCTGGCCTTGGGCATAGGTTCCAACACAGCCATTTTCAGTGTGATCAGCGGCGTACTTCTGGAGCCTCTGCCCTATCGGCAGCCGTCCACGCTGGTCAAGATCTGGAACCACTGGCCTGATTTTCCGCGGGGTTCGATCTCCGTTCCCGAGTACGAGGACTTTCGCCAAGGACTTCCCGGCTTGCAGCAGATCGGGCTGCACAACGTCCGCGGCCTCAACCTGAGCGCGGGGGATGGCCCGCCCGAGGCACGGCGCAGGGAACTGGCGGTTCGGGGGGCCCTGGGCGCGGGAGGCCTGCGATTAGCCGGGCAACTGCTCTCCGAGAGCCTGGTGCTGTCGACCTTGGGCGGAATCTCGGGCGTGCTGATCGCCTTTGGAGCCGTTTCCTGGCTACGCACGCTGAATCCTCCGGGGATTCCCCGCCTGCAGACAGTGGCTGTGGATGAACGGGCCCTGGCTTTGACTTTGCTCTTGACCCTGCTCTCGGCCTTGCTCTTTGGTTTGGCTCCAGCCCGCCGCGCCTGGGGCCTGGATGTCTCTGAGGCCCTTCGCGAGCAAGGACGGCGATGGGAGTGGTCGGGGCCCTCTGGCTGGGTCAAGCGATGGAGGGATTGCTCTTCGGCGTCGACTCCTTCGATCCTCCCACGCTGTTGGGAGTGCTGGCCGTCCTGCTGTTGTCGGCGTTGTTGGCCGGACTGCGCCCGGCGCGGCGGGCCCTGAAGGTTGATCCGGTGGTGGCTCTGCGCGGCGACTAAGCGCCCTCCACAAAAACCCTCATGCCACGAAAAAGCGGTGCCGACGGATCTGCCGGCACCGCCCGTGGGGTATTCGTTGGAAGCGGTCTGAACCAGTGCAGTGCGTCAGAAGTTTCGAGCCACCCTGTCGCGTTATCCCACGCTTTCAGCGTTCAGACCTTTGCCCTCGAAACCCAGGGTGGCGCCACCGTCTCGCTTGCGCTCGCCGGGGCTGACCCTGGGCTGACGAATCGCTCGCCTTCAGCGAGCCCGGACTTGACTTTCAACACAGTCGCTGAGCTGGCGAATCGCTCGCCTTCAGCGAGCCCGGACTTGACTTCCAACACAGTCTCTGGGCTGGCGAATTGCGCCCCTTCGGGGTTCTTTCGAACTTCGCATATCGCACCTCGAACTTGGCAAGGCCCTGGCTCAGAGTTTTATGACTGGCAGCACTAGGTGCCCAACAGGTTCACACACGGGTCAAATTCCAGCGCCCGCGGTGATGACCTAATTGCTCTCGGCGATATGAGGCAGCTCGACTAGAAGTTGACTGTCGCTTCGTTCGAGCAGACCGAGGTTCCCTCCTCGCACACCTGGTAGACGTAGGTGCCTGAGCCGCGCTGGTTGATGTTGTCGCGGAAGGCTCCGTCGTTGGCAGTGGTGGCGATGAGCACGCCGTTGCGGAAGACATCGACGTTGGAGGTGGTGGCTCCGCTCCAGGTCAGGTCAGCCTTTTGCAGACCCCTCTCCTTGCTGCCCACCGCGCTCAGGCTGATGGGGACGACCGGAGGCTCGGTGACCGAAACCAGTTGCGAGTCGATGTCGCTGGCGCCGCCGTCGTCTGTGACGGTGAGCGTGACGGTGTAATCGCCTTCCGCCGCATAGGTGTGGTTGGCGGTCTCACCGCTGGCCGAGGACCCGTCTCCGAAGTTCCAGTCGTAGCTGGCAATGGTTCCGTCGCTGTCGCTCGATCCGCCGCCGTCGAAGCTGCAACTCAAATCGGTGCAGTTGAAGGTGAAGGAAGCGGTGGGAGGCGAGTTGATCCCGTCATCGACACTGACTGTCTGCGAATCGTTGCCGGTAGCGCCGCCGTCGTCGGTGACGGTCAACGTGACGGTGTAATCGCCTTCGGCCGCGTAGCTGTGGTTGGCCGTTTGGCCGCTGGCCGAGGATCCGTCGCCGAAATCCCAGTCGTAGCTGGCTATGGTTCCATCGCTGTCAGTGGAACCGCTGCCGTCAAAGCTGCAATCCAGGTTGTTGCAGTTGAAGGTAAAGGAGGCGGTGGGCGGGATGTTGCCGTCGCCCACGCTGAACTCGCACACGAAGGTGCTCCACTGGAATGCTCCGGTGGTCTCGAAGACTTCGTTGGTGTGCCAGAAGGAGTCGGTGACCGGATCGACAGCCGTGGCCGAGTAGTCGCCGGCACGGTTGACGTCGGTCTGGACGCCCGATCCGGCGGCGCAGATCACTTCCTCGGCGTCGAGGACGCCGCTGCCGCTGTTGGCGGCCGACTGACCCGCAACCGCCGTCGAGACGAAGGTGTTGGGGCTTGAAATCAGGTAGCCGATGCCGATGTCTCCGGCGGCGTTCATGGCCGCGCTGGGTATCCAACGGTGTTCTCCGTCGGCGGGTCCGAAGGTGCCTTCCTGGTAAAGGGACCAGGTTCCGCCCGTCTCCCGCATTTCGTACCAGCGGATTCCGGCGCGTCCGCCGCCCACGTCGACCGTGTGGGCGGTCACCATGCTGCGGTGAGTCCCGAAGT
The DNA window shown above is from Acidobacteriota bacterium and carries:
- a CDS encoding PKD domain-containing protein produces the protein MYHSRTALVVLCGLLLSFGALPVLAQSDVALEKIQKHAANRPLESLRSAAAEARLLGYRPGPPREIINYRGEPVGPSQDGGPSLPDVLLQETTGNALTSVSSGFPGAGNDDNASVLGFLVAPPDTDGDVGPNHYVQMINLLTTIYDKNGNVLMDGPFPSNAFWAGIGGNCQAFNQGDPIVLYDDQADRWLVSQFAFPSNLSSFSQCVAISQTGDPTGAYNRYEFSFDNIGFNDYPKHGIVSDSITMIANLFRPRGPFFNFDGTFLGVMDKDAMYAGNPATLIGFNIGRNEFGFVAGDLDGAGSAPALFGTAMSQSNLFDIWQIDVDWNTENASVSRIAEIPITPFDADLCGASREACVPQPDNGPALEALSDRLMHRLQIRDFGTHRSMVTAHTVDVGGGRAGIRWYEMRETGGTWSLYQEGTFGPADGEHRWIPSAAMNAAGDIGIGYLISSPNTFVSTAVAGQSAANSGSGVLDAEEVICAAGSGVQTDVNRAGDYSATAVDPVTDSFWHTNEVFETTGAFQWSTFVCEFSVGDGNIPPTASFTFNCNNLDCSFDGSGSTDSDGTIASYDWDFGDGSSASGQTANHSYAAEGDYTVTLTVTDDGGATGNDSQTVSVDDGINSPPTASFTFNCTDLSCSFDGGGSSDSDGTIASYDWNFGDGSSASGETANHTYAAEGDYTVTLTVTDDGGASDIDSQLVSVTEPPVVPISLSAVGSKERGLQKADLTWSGATTSNVDVFRNGVLIATTANDGAFRDNINQRGSGTYVYQVCEEGTSVCSNEATVNF
- a CDS encoding FtsX-like permease family protein, giving the protein MSRRFRPPVLARRLLQWGIPSAQQEFLLGDLEEEACRHERRSGGAAARIWYWKQTLAALAALAGPGKRPGTSTFRHRGEVVMQTLHQDLRFGLRQVVKNPVFSLIAVLTLALGIGSNTAIFSVISGVLLEPLPYRQPSTLVKIWNHWPDFPRGSISVPEYEDFRQGLPGLQQIGLHNVRGLNLSAGDGPPEARRRELAVRGALGAGGLRLAGQLLSESLVLSTLGGISGVLIAFGAVSWLRTLNPPGIPRLQTVAVDERALALTLLLTLLSALLFGLAPARRAWGLDVSEALREQGRRWEWSGPSGWVKRWRDCSSASTPSILPRCWECWPSCCCRRCWPDCARRGGP
- a CDS encoding PadR family transcriptional regulator, which gives rise to MTDFHLGEFEQLVLLALMRLGENAYGVTVREELLSQAGRETSLGTVYKTLERLQEKGCVSCRIGQPTAERGGRRKKFYRVEPLGARALERSLQALRRMAEGLDEKTETP